The following are encoded together in the Humulus lupulus chromosome 5, drHumLupu1.1, whole genome shotgun sequence genome:
- the LOC133777830 gene encoding uncharacterized protein LOC133777830 encodes MEESQGMAMDSDAPDLVCQLDNVQGMVDALTAVRWKRHQDAVIELSEHGIVLIVEETNCLQAKVYLQCELFTRYEYGAEGRPRFGVSLGLFVDCLNTFSVPGHSSTIEIRYPGPDMQLLLKSVDSLDSGIYAEIRTRIPETISWDYNFEPAGSTPLTFTVKTAALKEAVDDLEWPGASIQITLQPSPPCVTFRSDGHGDLQIDFMYYANADLLMAFHCDHQVSYGYKYKFLRATTSNIPGSVVRDNRGSKLTIGRGGLLKVQHLVSVARTSTAHPHIDSAGYQQPSRIAYIEFFVKPEEDEDS; translated from the exons ATGGAGGAGTCACAAGGAATGGCAATGGATTCGGATGCCCCCGATCTGGTCTGCCAGCTCGACAACGTCCAAGGTATGGTGGACGCCCTCACCGCCGTCAGATGGAAACGCCATCAG GATGCGGTGATCGAATTATCTGAGCATGGCATCGTTTTAATCGTCGAGGAAACAAATTGTCTTCAGGCCAAGGTTTATCTACAGTGCGAG CTTTTTACTCGTTACGAGTATGGCGCCGAAGGCCGACCTCGATTTGGAGTGAGTTTGGGGTTGTTTGTCGATTGCTTGAACACATTTTCGGTTCCTGGGCATTCAAGTACAATCGAAATTCGATATCCTGGACCTGACATGCAACTTCTTCTCAA GTCTGTTGATTCACTAGACTCGGGCATTTATGCAGAGATCAGGACGAGGATCCCAGAGACAATATCATGGGATTACAATTTTGAACCTGCAGGGAGCACACCACTCACTTTTACTGTTAAG ACTGCTGCATTGAAGGAAGCAGTCGATGATCTTGAATGGCCTGGAGCAAGCATCCAGATCACTCTACAACCATCTCCCCCTTGTGTTACCTTCAGAAGCGATGGACATGGAGATTTGCAG ATAGACTTCATGTATTATGCAAATGCTGATCTTTTAATGGCATTTCATTGTGATCATCAAGTGTCTTACGG GTACAAATACAAGTTCCTTCGAGCCACAACTTCAAACATACCTGGCAGTGTCGTTAGAGATAATCGAGGAAGCAAGTTGACCATTGGCAGAGGTGGATTGCTTAAAGTTCAGCACCTAGTTTCCGTGGCAAGAACATCAACTGCACATCCACACATTGATTCTGCAGGTTATCAGCAACCAAGCCGAATTGCATATATAGAGTTTTTCGTGAAACCAGAGGAAGATGAAGACAGCTGA